In Dendropsophus ebraccatus isolate aDenEbr1 chromosome 14, aDenEbr1.pat, whole genome shotgun sequence, the following proteins share a genomic window:
- the TNNC2 gene encoding troponin C, skeletal muscle isoform X2, with the protein MPTDQQQDARSFLSEEMIAEFKAAFDMFDTDGGGDISTKELGTVMRMLGQTPTKEELDAIIEEVDEDGSGTIDFEEFLVMMVRQMKEDAQGKSEEELAECFRIFDKNADGYIDADELGEILRSSGESVTDEEIDELMKDGDKNNDGKIDFDEFLKMMEGVQ; encoded by the exons ATG CCTACAGACCAGCAGCAAGATGCGAGGTCCTTCCTCAGCGAGGAAATGATCGCTG AGTTCAAGGCCGCCTTTGACATGTTTGACACAGATGGCGGCGGTGACATCAGCACCAAGGAGTTGGGTACTGTCATGAGGATGCTTGGACAGACCCCAACCAAAGAAGAGTTGGATGCCATCATTGAAGAAGTAGATGAAGATG GCAGCGGTACTATCGACTTTGAAGAGTTCTTGGTCATGATGGTGCGCCAGATGAAAGAGGATGCGCAAGGAAAATCTGAAGAGGAGTTGGCTGAATGTTTCCGCATCTTTGACAA GAACGCTGATGGATACATCGATGCCGATGAGCTGGGAGAGATCCTCCGTTCCTCTGGTGAGAGTGTCACAGATGAGGAAATCGATGAGCTGATGAAGGATGGGGACAAAAACAACGATGGCAAGATTGACTTTGATG AGTTCCTCAAGATGATGGAAGGTGTACAATAA
- the TNNC2 gene encoding troponin C, skeletal muscle isoform X1, with product MSQPTDQQQDARSFLSEEMIAEFKAAFDMFDTDGGGDISTKELGTVMRMLGQTPTKEELDAIIEEVDEDGSGTIDFEEFLVMMVRQMKEDAQGKSEEELAECFRIFDKNADGYIDADELGEILRSSGESVTDEEIDELMKDGDKNNDGKIDFDEFLKMMEGVQ from the exons ATGTCGCAG CCTACAGACCAGCAGCAAGATGCGAGGTCCTTCCTCAGCGAGGAAATGATCGCTG AGTTCAAGGCCGCCTTTGACATGTTTGACACAGATGGCGGCGGTGACATCAGCACCAAGGAGTTGGGTACTGTCATGAGGATGCTTGGACAGACCCCAACCAAAGAAGAGTTGGATGCCATCATTGAAGAAGTAGATGAAGATG GCAGCGGTACTATCGACTTTGAAGAGTTCTTGGTCATGATGGTGCGCCAGATGAAAGAGGATGCGCAAGGAAAATCTGAAGAGGAGTTGGCTGAATGTTTCCGCATCTTTGACAA GAACGCTGATGGATACATCGATGCCGATGAGCTGGGAGAGATCCTCCGTTCCTCTGGTGAGAGTGTCACAGATGAGGAAATCGATGAGCTGATGAAGGATGGGGACAAAAACAACGATGGCAAGATTGACTTTGATG AGTTCCTCAAGATGATGGAAGGTGTACAATAA